TTCGCGCGTCCGGCCAGTTTGACGAAGGTGTCGCTGGCCAGCGGCATGGCCTGACCGTTGTCGTCCGGCGCGTCGGTCCAGATTTTTTCAGGGTAGCCCGGCAGCCCGCGCGGCTGGCGATCGACGACGGGCGTCGCCCCGTCGTCCACCGGCGCGCGATAGGCAAAAAAGCAACCCGAAAGGCCGAAGCCCAACAAGACAACCAGCAAAATCTGAACCATCCGCTTCATCATTCGCCAACCACCTGTCTGAATTAATGAAAGGCTTCGCCGGTTCGAACCGTGAAGCCAGGCCATCTTAGCATGGAAATCGCGGCGGCCAACCCGGTTTCATTTCTTTCGCGCCGGTTTGACTGGATCGTACTTCCGAATCGTCCGCGGCGCGCCGCATTTCAGGCAGAACGGGCGATGGACGCAAAGCGTTTCGCCGCATGCCGGACAGGCCCAACGGGATTTTTCCGCGGCGACGAATCGCCGGACGCCCTTTTCGGCGATGGCCGTCAGGTTGTCGAGCATGCTTATGCCGTAGCGCGACCGGTAGCGTTTATCCAATTGTTTCAGGCGGGCGCACGGAAAGCCGTCGCAATCGGTGCAGAACCGGCGCCGGCGCCGGTCGCAATTGGCGATCCGGCAGCGGCGACGGAAATCCAGGTCGGTGGAAGCGCAGCCCGGGCAGTGATTTTTTTCACGCAAGTAGCCAAGGCAGGTTGGCGCAGTTCATCCCGCAAGGAGCGATCAATCGAGTCTGCATACCGGTTCCCTCACTGATGATCGCCGGCCGCCGGCGGACAAAAATAAAAACTCGCCGCCGCGGTTTCTAGAAAACTTGGACAAGCTGCGGCGTCAAACGATTTTTTCGCGAGCAACCGGGGGCGGTCTTTCGCCGCAACCATCCAGACGATGGCCCGTTTTTCCTTCGTCAAAGCGGGTTGCCAGGCGAGGCCATTGATCCGGGACCACGCGGCGCGGCATTCGTCCGGCACCACCGCCGTCGACGTTTCACCGCCTTCGCGATAAAGCAGCCGCTCTTCCACCTGTTCCAACGGCACTTGTTGCCGCTTCAACAAGCCGGCGAGGCGCGAATAGTACTCTTCCTGTTCGGCAACGGCTCGGATGGAATGATTCTGCGAGAACGCCTGCAAATTGTAGAAAATCCCGCCGACGCCGACTGCCAGGCTGATCGACACCGTCACCGCCGCCAGGAAGATTTTCGCGGGACGGGAAAAATCGCGGTCGATCCAATCGAAGCCTTGCCCGAGCAGAAGCAAAATGAACGGCAACAGCGGAAAAAAGTAATTCCCGCCGATCCCTTTCTTGGTCGTTCCGGCGATCGCTAAAATCATGAAATAGAATCCGATCACCCACAGAGAGGCTTGAGCCGTTTGATCCGGCCTGCATTCCGTCAATCGCCGGCGAGAAAAACCGACCCAGGCCGAAACGATCACCACCGCCGGCAGAATCACCGCCAGGTTTGCCAGGCAAGACAGCAAATTGAGAAGAATCACCAAGGGATTTACGCGGCCGAATCCCAAAAACCGGCTGGCCTCGAACCCGGAAAAAGCCCCGTTCCCGATCCAGAAAACCGCCGTGGACAGGACGGTTAGCGCCATCGCCGGCAAATGAACCGCGATCGAAAACCGCCGCCCACCGAACCGCCACCAGACCAGCCAGGCGCCGGGTAATAAAAAGAAACTGGTGATATGGAGTTGGCCCATGACCGCGACCAGCAGATAAAAAGCCGCGCGATAACCACGGCGCTTGATCCCCTCCAGGAGGCAGAAAGCGGCCGCCGGACAAAACGGCGTGAGAAAACATTCGTTGAGCTGCGCCGACCACCGCGTCAGAAACGCCGGAGAAATCAGGTAGAGCAGAGTCAGCAGCACAGCCGTGCGCCAGGAGCGATATCGCCGTAGCGTTTGAAAATAGAGGGGCAGCGACAAAACGGCGAAAAGGTTCGCCAAGGCATAAACCGCCGACCAGCGGCGTGTCAGCCCTAACGGCAGAGCCGCCAGGTAGTTGACGAGCGGTCCCAGGCGAAAGGTCTCGAAGAAAAACAGCCCGCGCCACGACGGCTGCCGTTCGCCCGCGATCCGGCCGGCCTCGTCCAGGATCTGGCAGGCGTCGAAACTCAGGCTCCAACCGCCCAGGACGGCGTGCAACGAACCGATCAGGATGCCCAGTCCGGTCAGCGCCACGGTCCACCAGCCGGCGGCATGGGAAAAAACAACCGCCGCCGGTTCTGAATCGACGTCCGGGCCTTTTGCATGCCGGGGGAAAAAGCGCATCCGACTTCATCCTTTTCGCGATCGGGACAGTATAGCGGCGAAGGGCCGGGCCAACAAGAAATCTTCTTGACGCTCCGTTTCGATTGCCGGATGATGGCGCGAAATCAACCCGGAAGAAATGCCGCGACAGGTGATTGATTACTTGAAAAAGACCTGTTTTCCGCCGATCGACCAGACAACCGGCAAGCCGCGCCCGGCGTTGTTCGCGCGATTTTTCTTACCACTCACCATCAGCTTCAAGGAGCGCTCATGAGCGAAACGGCAGCCAAACAGTCGGCCAAGGAAATGATCCTGGGCTACTTTCGGGATTTCAACGTCCTGAAGGAGACCAAGGCCGAGTACTGGGGCATTCAGGTCATCAACTTTCTGGATTGCACCTTTTACTTCGCCATGCTGACGATCGCCTCGGTCTTTCTCTCCGAGGATTTGGGGCTCAGCGACCAGTCGGCGGGGTACGCGATCACCGTTTTCACCACCACCACGACGATCTGCCTCTTTTTCTCCGGCATGATCACCGACTGGCTGGGCATCAAGCGTTCGATGTATCTGACGCTGTCGTCGCTGCTGGTGCTGCGGCTGGCCATGGTTGTCATCGGACTGATGCCGGCGATTCCGCACCGCGGCATCATCGCCACGGCGTTGTTCTTCCTGATGGCGCCGTTCATGGCCTCCATCCAGACGATCTTTCAGTCGGCCAACAAACGTTTCACCTCCAAGCGCAGCCGGAGCGCCGGTTTCAACCTGTGGTACCTGTTCATGAACATCGGCGCGGCGCTGGGCGGCTTCCTGATCGACCTGGTGCGTAAGATCCTGCACCTGCCCAACACGCATATTTTCACCGCCGGCGTCATCTGCGCCCTCCTGTGCATCGTCGCCAGCCTCTTGCTGGTGCGCAACGAGAAACAGCTCCTCGGACCAAACGAAACCGAAGAAGAAAAAACGACCGAGGTCGAGGTCAAACGCAAGAACCCGATCCAGATCGCCATCGAGGTCGTGCGCGAAAAAGCCTTCTGGCGGCTGCTGGTCCTCATCGCCCTGCTGCTGGGCACCCGGGCCGTCTTCACCTACATCTACCTGTTGATGCCCAAGTACTGGCTGCGGGTCATCGGGCCCGACGCGGCGATCGGCACCCTGAACATGATCAAC
The genomic region above belongs to Myxococcales bacterium and contains:
- a CDS encoding MFS transporter, with the protein product MSETAAKQSAKEMILGYFRDFNVLKETKAEYWGIQVINFLDCTFYFAMLTIASVFLSEDLGLSDQSAGYAITVFTTTTTICLFFSGMITDWLGIKRSMYLTLSSLLVLRLAMVVIGLMPAIPHRGIIATALFFLMAPFMASIQTIFQSANKRFTSKRSRSAGFNLWYLFMNIGAALGGFLIDLVRKILHLPNTHIFTAGVICALLCIVASLLLVRNEKQLLGPNETEEEKTTEVEVKRKNPIQIAIEVVREKAFWRLLVLIALLLGTRAVFTYIYLLMPKYWLRVIGPDAAIGTLNMINPIGIVIGLILFIPLTNKFNIFSMLVYGSMVSAISLFPMALPWQYLGSDIANAHYLMAILCMIFLTIGEVIWSPKLSEYTAAIAPPGQEGTYLGLTMVPWFLAKTVVSVLSGHMLVRWSPEKVDIQGTLMPLQDAMKQNLLDYWHTPAAMWLILGLFAIGGSILAALLRGWLTQGARWNIQDGDAKLH